In Macaca nemestrina isolate mMacNem1 chromosome 9, mMacNem.hap1, whole genome shotgun sequence, a single genomic region encodes these proteins:
- the LOC105486660 gene encoding rho GTPase-activating protein 22 isoform X11, whose amino-acid sequence MASSQRDMEDWVQAIRRVIWAPLGGGTAHRSHAHPLEPLPPGIFGQRLEDTVHHERKYGPRLAPLLVEQCVDFIRERGLTEEGLFRMPGQANLVRDLQDSFDCGEKPLFDSTTDVHTVASLLKLYLRELPEPVVPFARYEDFLSCAQLLTKDEGEGTLELAKQVSNLPQANYNLLRYICKFLDEVQAYSNVNKMSVQNLATVFGPNILRPQVEDPVTIMEGTSLVQHLMTVLIRKHGQLFTAPAPEGSTSPRRGPQCAVGWGSEEVTRDSQGQPCDPGLPAHRTSSLDGAAVAVLSRTAPTGPGSRCSPGKKVQTLPSWKSSFRQPGSRSGSPKGGGSSLEVPIISSGGNWFMNGLSSLRGHRRASSGDRLKDSGSVQRLSTYDNVPAPGLVPGIPSVASMVWSGASSESSVGGSLSSCTACRASDSSARSSLHTDWALEPSPLPSSSEDPKSLDLDHSLDETGTGASNSEPSEPGSPTREHARRSEALQGLVTELRAELCRQRTEYERSVKRIEEGSADLRKRMSQLEEELDQEKKKYIMLEIKLRNSERAREDAERRNQLLQREMEEFFSTLGSLTVGAKGARAPK is encoded by the exons GGATCTTTGGGCAGCGCCTGGAGGACACAGTCCACCACGAGCGGAAGTATGGCCCCCGCCTGGCGCCCCTACTGGTGGAGCAGTGTGTGGACTTCATCCGGGAGCGCGGGCTCACTGAGGAGGGGCTGTTCCGCATGCCGGGCCAGGCCAACCTGGTGAGGGACCTGCAGGATTCCTTCGACTGTGGGGAGAAGCCACTGTTTGACAG CACAACAGACGTGCACACGGTGGCCTCCCTGCTGAAGCTCTACCTGCGGGAGCTCCCAGAGCCCGTGGTCCCCTTCGCCAGGTACGAGGACTTCCTCAGCTGCGCCCAGCTGCTCACCAAGGACGAGGGGGAG GGCACTCTGGAGTTGGCTAAACAAGTGAGCAACCTTCCTCAGGCCAATTACAACCTGCTCAGATACATCTGCAA GTTTCTGGATGAAGTTCAGGCTTACTCAAATGTCAACAAGATGAGTGTCCAGAACCTGGCAACCGTTTTTGGACCTAACATTCTGCGGCCACAGGTAGAGGACCCAGTAACCATCATGGAAG GCACTTCCCTCGTCCAGCACCTGATGACTGTCCTTATCCGCAAACACGGCCAGCTCTTTACGGCACCGGCCCCGGAAGGGTCCACCTCCCCGCGCAGGGGCCCGCAATGTGCAGTGGGGTGGGGCTCCGAGGAGGTCACCAGAGACAGCCAGGGACAGCCCTGCGACCCCGGCCTGCCCGCGCACAGGACCTCTTCCCTGGACGGGGCGGCCGTGGCGGTGCTCTCCAGAACAGCCCCCACGGGACCGGGGAGCCGGTGCAGCCCTGGGAAGAAGGTGCAGACCCTGCCCAGTTGGAAGTCCTCCTTCCGTCAGCCGGGATCCCGATCGGGAAGCCCGAAGGGGGGCGGCTCGTCCCTGGAGGTGCCCATCATCTCCTCCGGCGGGAACTGGTTCATGAACGGGTTGTCCTCTCTGCGTGGCCACCGCCGGGCCTCATCGGGAGACCGGCTCAAGGACTCGGGATCCGTGCAGAGACTCTCCACTTACGACAATGTGCCCGCGCCGGGCCTGGTGCCCGGCATACCCAGCGTGGCCAGCATGGTGTGGTCCGGGGCCTCCAGCGAGTCGTCGGTGGGGGGCTCGCTCAGCAGCTGCACGGCCTGCCGCGCCAGCGACTCGTCCGCCCGCAGCTCCCTGCACACCGACTGGGCCCTGGAGCCGTCCCCGCTCCCCAGCAGCAGCGAGGACCCCAAGTCCCTGGACCTGGACCACAGCCTGGACGAGACGGGGACGGGTGCCAGCAACAGCGAGCCAAGCGAGCCAGGCAGCCCCACCCGAGAGCACGCGCGCCGCTCCGAGGCCTTACAGGGGCTGGTCACTGAGCTCAGGGCCGAGTTGTGCCGCCAGCGGACTGAGTACGAGAGGAGTGTGAAAAG AATCGAAGAAGGGAGTGCTGACCTGAGAAAACGAATGTCTCAGTTAGAAGAAGAACTggaccaggaaaagaaaaaatacatcatGCTGGAAATAAAGCTGCGGAACTCTGAGCGGGCACGGGAGGATGCGGAGAGGAGGAACCAGCTGTTGCAGAGGGAAATGGAAGAGTTTTTTTCGACCCTAGGAAGCTTGACTGTTGGGGCAAAAGGTGCCAGGGCCCCAAAGTAA
- the LOC105486660 gene encoding rho GTPase-activating protein 22 isoform X12 yields the protein MLRRDQSQLGAPYTNSAGIFGQRLEDTVHHERKYGPRLAPLLVEQCVDFIRERGLTEEGLFRMPGQANLVRDLQDSFDCGEKPLFDSTTDVHTVASLLKLYLRELPEPVVPFARYEDFLSCAQLLTKDEGEGTLELAKQVSNLPQANYNLLRYICKFLDEVQAYSNVNKMSVQNLATVFGPNILRPQVEDPVTIMEGTSLVQHLMTVLIRKHGQLFTAPAPEGSTSPRRGPQCAVGWGSEEVTRDSQGQPCDPGLPAHRTSSLDGAAVAVLSRTAPTGPGSRCSPGKKVQTLPSWKSSFRQPGSRSGSPKGGGSSLEVPIISSGGNWFMNGLSSLRGHRRASSGDRLKDSGSVQRLSTYDNVPAPGLVPGIPSVASMVWSGASSESSVGGSLSSCTACRASDSSARSSLHTDWALEPSPLPSSSEDPKSLDLDHSLDETGTGASNSEPSEPGSPTREHARRSEALQGLVTELRAELCRQRTEYERSVKRIEEGSADLRKRMSQLEEELDQEKKKYIMLEIKLRNSERAREDAERRNQLLQREMEEFFSTLGSLTVGAKGARAPK from the exons GGATCTTTGGGCAGCGCCTGGAGGACACAGTCCACCACGAGCGGAAGTATGGCCCCCGCCTGGCGCCCCTACTGGTGGAGCAGTGTGTGGACTTCATCCGGGAGCGCGGGCTCACTGAGGAGGGGCTGTTCCGCATGCCGGGCCAGGCCAACCTGGTGAGGGACCTGCAGGATTCCTTCGACTGTGGGGAGAAGCCACTGTTTGACAG CACAACAGACGTGCACACGGTGGCCTCCCTGCTGAAGCTCTACCTGCGGGAGCTCCCAGAGCCCGTGGTCCCCTTCGCCAGGTACGAGGACTTCCTCAGCTGCGCCCAGCTGCTCACCAAGGACGAGGGGGAG GGCACTCTGGAGTTGGCTAAACAAGTGAGCAACCTTCCTCAGGCCAATTACAACCTGCTCAGATACATCTGCAA GTTTCTGGATGAAGTTCAGGCTTACTCAAATGTCAACAAGATGAGTGTCCAGAACCTGGCAACCGTTTTTGGACCTAACATTCTGCGGCCACAGGTAGAGGACCCAGTAACCATCATGGAAG GCACTTCCCTCGTCCAGCACCTGATGACTGTCCTTATCCGCAAACACGGCCAGCTCTTTACGGCACCGGCCCCGGAAGGGTCCACCTCCCCGCGCAGGGGCCCGCAATGTGCAGTGGGGTGGGGCTCCGAGGAGGTCACCAGAGACAGCCAGGGACAGCCCTGCGACCCCGGCCTGCCCGCGCACAGGACCTCTTCCCTGGACGGGGCGGCCGTGGCGGTGCTCTCCAGAACAGCCCCCACGGGACCGGGGAGCCGGTGCAGCCCTGGGAAGAAGGTGCAGACCCTGCCCAGTTGGAAGTCCTCCTTCCGTCAGCCGGGATCCCGATCGGGAAGCCCGAAGGGGGGCGGCTCGTCCCTGGAGGTGCCCATCATCTCCTCCGGCGGGAACTGGTTCATGAACGGGTTGTCCTCTCTGCGTGGCCACCGCCGGGCCTCATCGGGAGACCGGCTCAAGGACTCGGGATCCGTGCAGAGACTCTCCACTTACGACAATGTGCCCGCGCCGGGCCTGGTGCCCGGCATACCCAGCGTGGCCAGCATGGTGTGGTCCGGGGCCTCCAGCGAGTCGTCGGTGGGGGGCTCGCTCAGCAGCTGCACGGCCTGCCGCGCCAGCGACTCGTCCGCCCGCAGCTCCCTGCACACCGACTGGGCCCTGGAGCCGTCCCCGCTCCCCAGCAGCAGCGAGGACCCCAAGTCCCTGGACCTGGACCACAGCCTGGACGAGACGGGGACGGGTGCCAGCAACAGCGAGCCAAGCGAGCCAGGCAGCCCCACCCGAGAGCACGCGCGCCGCTCCGAGGCCTTACAGGGGCTGGTCACTGAGCTCAGGGCCGAGTTGTGCCGCCAGCGGACTGAGTACGAGAGGAGTGTGAAAAG AATCGAAGAAGGGAGTGCTGACCTGAGAAAACGAATGTCTCAGTTAGAAGAAGAACTggaccaggaaaagaaaaaatacatcatGCTGGAAATAAAGCTGCGGAACTCTGAGCGGGCACGGGAGGATGCGGAGAGGAGGAACCAGCTGTTGCAGAGGGAAATGGAAGAGTTTTTTTCGACCCTAGGAAGCTTGACTGTTGGGGCAAAAGGTGCCAGGGCCCCAAAGTAA